From Palaemon carinicauda isolate YSFRI2023 chromosome 29, ASM3689809v2, whole genome shotgun sequence, one genomic window encodes:
- the LOC137622582 gene encoding uncharacterized protein → MTNYYNLSLPIITATLAPLYASLKDKSKDLKCCSLLEGAFCNAKNTLSTAVALTFSEPPGPLLFSIDANYVPISAVLEQVVKVLPNPLDFFCRKLPKVDSGYSTFNCELLAVHLADLHFHHLLEGMPFIICTPLVHAFTQQSDA, encoded by the coding sequence ATGACAAACTATTATAACCTATCCCTGCCAATTAttactgccactcttgctcccctctatgcctccctcaaggacaagtcaaaagacctgaagtgttgTTCCCTTCTGGAaggggccttctgcaatgcaaagaataccctatcaacagctgttgctctcactttttccGAGCCACCTGGTCCTCTCCTTTTCTCCATCGATGCCAATTATGTCCcaattagtgcagtactcgagcaggtggtcaaggtCTTGCCCAACCCATTAGACTTCTTTTGTAGAAAACTGCCTAAGGTGGATTCCGGTTACTCTACCTTTAACtgcgaattgctggctgtgcatTTGGCTGACCTTCACTTTCACCACTtattagaaggtatgcccttcatcatatgcacgcctctggtgcatgccttcactcaacagtctgacgcctga